One window of Maridesulfovibrio ferrireducens genomic DNA carries:
- a CDS encoding isoamylase early set domain-containing protein — protein sequence MAISKKFLKSKPVCKVRFEVPKAQIENGESIYLVGDFNDWDISSMPMKRLKSGNYAVTVDLEVGHDYKFRYLAGESIWFNDSEADGFETTPYGDGENSILSL from the coding sequence AAGTAAACCTGTCTGCAAGGTTCGATTCGAAGTTCCTAAGGCTCAGATTGAAAATGGTGAGTCCATTTATCTGGTGGGCGATTTTAACGACTGGGATATAAGCTCAATGCCCATGAAGAGGCTTAAGAGCGGCAATTATGCTGTGACAGTTGATTTGGAAGTAGGGCACGATTATAAATTCCGCTATCTGGCCGGCGAGAGTATCTGGTTTAATGATTCAGAAGCTGATGGATTTGAAACTACTCCTTATGGAGATGGGGAAAATTCAATACTCAGTCTTTAA